The Quercus lobata isolate SW786 chromosome 4, ValleyOak3.0 Primary Assembly, whole genome shotgun sequence genome segment accacccccaatgactttgggggatagactgatgggacaagtatcagccttggaaagattgaccctacacgtggatgaaggataaatggatacatgcgagtataaaaggaaaactaagtaatcttgggaaggggctgggaaaaaatggccaagaaacgagagcctcccagcccacctccatgagaagtactctaggggtgacgatcatttaaccttgtatgaaccccctgaaaaacccaccgcttATCAATCAAGGCCTaccctttcaaacccacgctctacaaatgatattgttagggccgttttacgtgcgaacccgacactgttacggtccgctacgaatcgtgaccctacactTGTTATTAATGGTAtagatatttataattttttagaatcaaaattCCCATGTAATATACTACATTCACTCTCCCACACGTGGCTATATTATTCTAAttattgataatattaaaatattttttcttataaagttataaattcttgggatattttattttagaatttacaTAAAACTCTAACTCTATtagataacaattaaaaaaaaaattaaaattttactttaagttCGGTTATTTACGCTTAAGGTGAATTTTTCTCAACTATCTTTGCTTTTTTTATATTGCTAGTGTATAATCATAAATTTCtgttgataaaaaataataataataataataaatatttcgGGAGAATGTAGTTGGAGTGGGGTTGGACACAAACTCAAGACCTTAAAATTGTGCCGCCACCATTACCCTAGAgtgaaaagaagaaatataCGCAGGCTAATAATAATGATCTCCTCCACTTCCACGATTTCGAATTATGTACCGCTAGATGTAATCGACCGTATACTACTCAGATTACCAGTGAATGCTCTCATACGTTTTCTCTGTGTTTCTAAGGAATGGTCCGCCTTAATCAATAGCTCAAATTTCATCAAGAAGCACCTCAATCACTCCATTGAAACCAACAGCGACCGCACCCTGATTCTCAATGAAACTTTCGTGAATAAGCTGTCACAATCACGTTGGTTCTCCGTTCCTTACTCCGACAATGACCAGTTCTGCAAGGCCGTCCAAATTTACCAACCTCTGCATAATTGGAAAATCTTGGACTATTGCCACGGCTTGATTTGCCTTAGCTTTTATAATAGCTACGAGAAAAAGAATGACATCGCGATTTGGAATCCATTGATCAGGAAGTACAGGAAGTTGCCCAGCGAACCAATAGACAAACCTTCTGGTTCgttgtattatttttattccaGTTTTGGATTTGGATATGATCCTAGTAACAACGATTATAAAGTGGTGAGAATCACACAATTTTATGAGATAGTTTTCTTTGAAGTGAAGGTATATAATCTGAAATCACAGCgttggaaaaaaattgaaaaacaatggCCAATCGAGGGGATACGTTCAAAGCAGTCAGTTTCATTGAATGGAGCTTTCCATTGGATAGTTGTGCAGAATGATGGGTCTAAATCTATTCTTGCTTTTGATCTTGCCAATGAGAAATTCCGACTCTATAGAAAGTCCCGCAATGAAGATTTGCTTTCTTTGGAAGTGTTGGGAGGATGCCTCTGTTTTATGGGCTGCGGCCCAGAATTTCCGgattattatgatttttggttgatgaAAGAATACGGGGATGAGAGTTCCTGGACTCGGATTTGTAAGATTGAATTAGATGCAGAGCCTTGGAATTTTGAATATTTCAAGCCTCTACTCTTTTCCAAGAATGGCAAAAAGATTTTGATGGAAGGCATCGATCTTATTTGGTATGACATAACAACGAAAAGAGGCAAGAAAGTTAAGAATCGGAGTTTTCCTAAGCGGTTTAAAACAGCAACTTGTATTGGGAGTCTTCTTTTGCTTGACGGTGATAATGTGATTGATCTGAAgcagaagaagaataagaggaAGAGGTAAGACAATAAAGTTTAATGagattgtttttgtttgcatAATTGGCTTTCTTAGTATTGATTTACGTATCTTTAAATTGTGGTTGTAcaacttttgtttattttgataaaaattttgtttcttttaaaaacgaaaaatatttccagtaGGAGACTCTGTTTCTAACATGTGTTGGTCTCTGTTTTAGGCAGGAACGAATTTCAAACAGAGGGCCTTAATTTGTTGGCGAAATGTGCGGCAAAGATGTGACAGTTGAATCTTACGTATCTTTCAGAAATAATATTTGTGTCTTCTAGAATatcaagtttttttatttttttttattttttttttctcatcttgTCAATGCTGTTTCTGAAACCTCggaaactttttaattttttttttttttttttaagaatcaaaacTTATGAACTTGATAGTTCCCCATTCTCGAATATCTAATTTGACAACTTTTCAATGGAGTAATATAGttgatcagttttttttttttttttgtcttctgtTCTGAGCCAGTTTTATCATATCTAGATTATTAGTGGAAATCTTGTGTAGTAATTAAGCTTCCTTAGTGACTCATGATTATATGCATACACTAGAGTTATAAAATATTAGTGTTgatatttattagttttttttttttggagaaataattATAATGTGTTGCTAATTCCGCTGCTTAAACTCTTTTACCCCTAGACCTCCAAACACT includes the following:
- the LOC115985676 gene encoding F-box protein CPR1-like → MISSTSTISNYVPLDVIDRILLRLPVNALIRFLCVSKEWSALINSSNFIKKHLNHSIETNSDRTLILNETFVNKLSQSRWFSVPYSDNDQFCKAVQIYQPLHNWKILDYCHGLICLSFYNSYEKKNDIAIWNPLIRKYRKLPSEPIDKPSGSLYYFYSSFGFGYDPSNNDYKVVRITQFYEIVFFEVKVYNLKSQRWKKIEKQWPIEGIRSKQSVSLNGAFHWIVVQNDGSKSILAFDLANEKFRLYRKSRNEDLLSLEVLGGCLCFMGCGPEFPDYYDFWLMKEYGDESSWTRICKIELDAEPWNFEYFKPLLFSKNGKKILMEGIDLIWYDITTKRGKKVKNRSFPKRFKTATCIGSLLLLDGDNVIDLKQKKNKRKRQERISNRGP